One Chitinophagales bacterium DNA segment encodes these proteins:
- a CDS encoding MmcQ/YjbR family DNA-binding protein yields MLSIATFRKMALSFEGTTEAPHFDLTSFRVNKKIFATLHIQKQRATVKLSVKDQDLFCLYDKTVMYPVPNKWGGHGWTHINLKTIKKEMCADALAAAYHDATMQKISRRDK; encoded by the coding sequence ATGCTGAGCATCGCTACCTTTCGTAAAATGGCTTTGTCTTTTGAGGGGACAACCGAAGCGCCGCATTTTGATTTAACCTCTTTTCGGGTGAATAAGAAAATATTTGCAACCCTCCATATTCAAAAACAAAGAGCGACCGTTAAACTTTCAGTAAAAGATCAGGATTTGTTTTGCCTCTACGACAAAACGGTAATGTATCCTGTACCTAATAAATGGGGCGGACATGGCTGGACTCATATCAACTTAAAAACGATTAAGAAAGAAATGTGTGCTGATGCCCTTGCTGCAGCCTATCATGATGCAACGATGCAAAAAATTTCACGCAGAGATAAATAG
- a CDS encoding biopolymer transporter ExbD encodes MRFRRNTRMKAEVSTSSLNDIMFMLLLFFLIISTMMNPSVIKLTLPKSTNSEQTVAKKMVTLSIDHNMNYAVDDRPVAYPDLESALAAKLATMNEPTIVLRVDNLLTVQDVVDVIDIGTKLKAKMVLATNKKK; translated from the coding sequence ATGAGATTCAGGAGAAATACCAGGATGAAGGCGGAGGTCTCCACCTCATCATTGAATGATATCATGTTCATGCTGCTGTTGTTTTTTCTTATCATTTCCACCATGATGAATCCTTCCGTGATCAAACTCACGCTGCCGAAATCAACCAACAGTGAACAAACGGTAGCCAAGAAGATGGTAACACTGAGTATTGATCACAATATGAATTATGCCGTTGATGACCGGCCTGTCGCATATCCCGACCTGGAATCGGCACTTGCTGCTAAACTGGCAACCATGAATGAACCAACGATTGTGCTTCGTGTAGATAATTTGCTTACGGTACAGGATGTGGTGGATGTAATTGACATCGGAACAAAGCTGAAAGCGAAGATGGTGCTGGCCACGAATAAGAAAAAATAA